AAAGTAAGTCATCTCTTTCTGCAAGGGTTTAGTGCCGGGGAACATGTCCGGAAGAAATGGGCTTCCCTTTCGCAGCACCTGATTCCAATATGCGGCGGCAGTTTTGAATCTGCCCTTTTGTGCATATTGCTCCAGCCGCAGGCACCATTCAGCATAGGATGCGCCGGTGCTGACGGGGGCGTGTGCTGCAGGTTCAAGGCAACGCTGCCTGAACTCACCAATGAAAACCTGCCAGGAAATACCATCCGAGATGAGATGATGAAACAAAAAGAATAACACCTGCCGGCCCGGTGCCAGATAGTTTTCAAACAATACTACTTTGAACAAAGGTCCTTCCGTTAGTAGAAATTGATGCTGTAAGGCGCTGCAGTGGCCGGTAATGGCCTGTTGGTGCTCATCCGCCGGTATCTGCGCGAGATCAGTCTGCATAAAATAATCACCTGCTTTCAGCTGCCGGTAACATTGACGCCATTGCCCCCCCGGCATTTCCACAAAGTGGGATGTCAATACCGGATGATTCTCCAGGATGCCCTGTAAAGCAGCCTGCATGGTTTCAATGGCAACTGTCTGTGTCAACGCTATCAGAAACGGGCTGTTGAAAATATTATGATTGCGCAGCTTCCGCTGAAAGAAACGTTGCTGTACAGCAGATAAGGGATATCCCTGTTGCTGATGACCGAAAACTACCGGATTCTTTACCTTTTGTTTTTTCTTACCGGCCACCTGCTGTAAACTGATAACAGCAGCCAGTTCCCCGATAGTAGGATAATTGAACAGGTCATTCACTGTGAGCACAAAACCATCCTGGAGCAGCAAACTGACTACCTGTAATGCTTTCAGGGAATGGCCGCCAAGAGTGTAGAAATTATCCCGGATACTTACTTTTTCAAGACCAAACACTTTTCTCCATACCGCTGCAATGGCGTGTTCTTTGGGTGTTGCGGGAGATACAAACGGCTGTTCCTGCCTGCCGGCATATTCACCGGAAACAGTTAATTCATCTGCAATCTCCGTCAGTGCCTTCCTGTTGATCTTGCCGTTGGTATTCAAGGGCAGCCTTTGCAACCGGATGAACAAGTCCGGTATCATATAGTGAGGAAGGCGTTTTCCCAGGTATGATTTCAGTGTTGCCGACTCCAGTTCATCTCTCCCGCTGAACCAGGCACAGAGGGTCTTCTCTTTAGTATGGATATTTTCTTTAACAGCAACGGCACATTGTTCTATATCAGGGTGCATGCCCAACAAGGCTTCAATCTCTCCAGGCTCTATCCTGAATCCGCGGATTTTTACCTGTTGATCGGCCCTTCCGAGAAATACGATGTTACCATCTTCCTGCCATTTTACAAGGTCTCCGGTTTTATACAGCAGCGTACCAGGATTAAAGGGATTCTCCGGAAAACGCTCCTTGTTCAAGGCAGGCCTGTTCCAGTATCCGGAGCCAATTCCATCTCCTGACAGATACAATTCTCCGGGCACGCCAACAGGATTGATAGTATTGCTGTGGTTAAATACATAAGCTTGTGTGCCGGACAGCGGTACGCCAATAGGGATGCAGTTTGTGTCAGTTACCTCACTAACGGTATATGCTGTACTGAATACTGTATTCTCCGTAGGACCGTAAACGTGAATCACCTTATCTGTGCCAAGATTCGCCAATGCCATCTTTACATGCACAGGAGATACCTGCTCACCGCCAAACAACAGTTTTCTTACTGTCTGAAAGCACTCCGGACAGTGTTGCATATATACATTGAATAAGGCTGTAGTGATGAACATAACGGTGATATGATTATCACGGATCAATGTTTCCAGCTGCTCTGTATCTGAAATGCTTTCCTGCTTCATCAGCACCAGGGTGGCTCCATTCAACAGGGAACCGAAAATATCAAAGACTGACCCGTCAAAAACATAATTGGAGACCTGTAAAATACTATCCGCTTCGCTGATGTCGATATAGTTGGTTTGCACAACCGTTCGTATCACATTATAATGCTCTATGGCAACACCTTTGGGCTCACCCGTCGAACCGGATGTATACATAATATAGGCGGGACCGGGAGACGCTGCGGCAGGTACTGTAAGTGCAGCTGCCGGTACTTCATTTTCCGTATCTATAATAAGCATCTTACCTGTAAAAGGAATATTTACAGATGAATATACCTGGTAAGTAGTCAGGCAGATACTGGCTGTACTATCCTGCAACATAAAGGCTATTCTTTCTGACGGATAGTCGGGATCTACAGGCACATAAGTGGCGCCGATTCTTAATATTGCCCAGATACCAACAATCATCTCCGGTGAACGATCCATGATGATACCTATTTTTGTACCGGTATTTGCACCGTAGCGCAACAGCCGATCAGCATAATATTCAGCCGATTGATGCAGTTCCAGATAAGTAAGGGTGGTGTCATAGCACCGGATGGCAATATGTTCCGGCCTGCGTTTTACCTGTTGTTCAAACAGCTGATACAAATGGCTGTCTTTCGGATGTTCCGTGCCGGAAGGATTAAATTGAAACAACAGCTGTTGCCGCTCCTGTGGCGACAGGAGATTCATTTCCCTCAGCTGCTTATCAGGATGTGACACGATATCTGTCAGCAGCTGTATATAATGACCGGCCATCCGCTGTATGGTGGTTTCTTTGAATAGCGCGGTGCTGTACTTGAAACTAATCTTCAGTTCAGCATTATATTCCAGCACTTCTACCGTAAGATCTACTTTGGTTGCGTTATCAGTTACAGGATAAGGGCTGATATGCAGGCCGTTTATATCCGGTAAAGGCATACCGGTATTGTGTAAGGCGAAGATAGTGTCGAACAGCGGATTCCGGGAAGTGTCTTTCTTCAGCTGAAGTGCGTTGACCAGTTTTTCAAACGGATAATCCTGGTGCTGATAAACAGCTGCGGCAGTAGCTTTGATTTCCTGCAGATACGCAGAGAACTGTTTACCAGGCTGCGGATAACTTCTCCATGGAATCATATTTACGAACATACCCATGATCTCCTGCAGATCTGCGTGCATCCTGTTTGCCATAGGTACGCCTACAATGATATCTTCCTGATCTGTGTATTTATGAAGTAATGCGGTGTATGCAGAGAACAACACAATGAATAGCGAAGTATGGCCGGAAGCTGCAAACCCCTGTAAGCGGCGGGTCAGAAGAGGATCAGTAGTAACGGTGACAGTGTAGCCATCGAAGGTGATATGAGGCGGTCGTTGAAAATCACATGGCAAGGAAAGTACCGGTAATGTTCCCTGAAGATGTTCCAGCCAATACCGTTCCCCGCTGCGGTAATACCCTGATGCCCACTGTTGCTGCTGCCATTGAACATAGTCCCTGTGTTGCAGCCTGACAGGTTGTAGCTGAACGCGCTGGTACAGCTGACTGATCTCCTGCATGAATAATGTTTCTGTGATCCCATCGGAAATAATATGATGATTAGCCAGTGCAAGGAAATACTTACCGCTAGCTATTTTCAGCAATGCTGCACGGAAAAGTGGTGGTTGTTCCAGGTTATAGGAGGCCCTTAATTGCTGAACAACTGCAGGAATATCTTCCAGATCGCCTTCGTTGTAAAACAGTGGCATTTCCACATTTTCAGCGATTCTTTTTACCGGTGTTCCCTTGTGCAACAAGTATGCGGTACGGAAAATTTCATGCCGCTGTACAAGGGCCTGCAATGCCAGCCGCAGTTGCGCTATGTCCGGAAAACCTTCCAGCAGCATAGGGAAGAGAGATTGATAACTATGGTTATGCTGCGTACTGTTCTGATGTACATACACCATTGTTTCAGAAAAGCTCAGCGGGTACCAGGACTGTTTCCGGCTACGGTTTATTTTGTAATCGCTGCGTTGCAATACATTTCCGGAGCTATCTATCCATGTTGCCAGCCCTGCGATGGTAGGATGCCGGAATACTACGCTGAGCGGTAGTGCTGTGCGGAAAGCCTGTTGCAGGCGTACTGCGAGGACAGTGGCCGTCAGCGAATGTCCGCCGCATTCAAAAAGATTCTGATGGATATCCGGCTTTTCTGTTTTGAGAAGGCTGCTCCAGATGGCTTCAATTTTTCGCTCGGTAGCAGTGGTTGCAGTGGTAACGCTATCTTTTGCTACCGGTGCGCCAGCCGGCAGCTTGGCTAATTTTCTGTAATCAATTTTACCGTTGCTCGTTAATGGTATTGCATCCAATACGGTAAATTCTGAAGGGATCATATAGGAAGGAAGACGGCCGGACAGAAAATGGTTCAATTCCCGGGTAGTGAGTGCAGTACCTTGTTTTACGGTATAGAAAGCTTGCAGGTATTTATCCGCATCAGCAGGATTTTTTACGATCACTACTGCATTCTGAATACCAGGGCAACTCCGCAGCTGCAGGGCTATCTCTTCCGGTTCTATACGAAAGCCACGTAGTTTTGTCTGCTGATCTATTCTTCCTATAAACAGGATTGCATCATCCTGTTGTTTGACGAGATCACCGCTCCGGTATACTGTTACGCCGGGCAACTGCGGAAGTGTTGTAAACTTACCCTGCATCCTTTGTGTGTCCAGATAACCGGCAGCAAGACCGTCTCCGGCTATGTACAATTCCCCGGGAACGCCTGCCGGCGCTAAAGTCTGGCCATTCACAATATACAGCTGGGTGTTGGAAAGCGGAAACCCAATAGGAATAGCAGTTGCATCAGCAGGAATATGATTCACCGGGTAATAGGATGAAAAGACGGAGCCTTCTGTAGGCCCGTACATATTGATCAGTTTACCCGCACCGAGATATGAAAGGGCCGTTTGCATATGGGAGACAGATGCCATTTCCCCGCCAGTGAGTAATTTTCTCAGGGGCAACAGGGCCTCCGGGATATTATCTACCATGGCATTGAAGAGTGCAGTTGTCATGAAACTGACAGTGATCTGTTTCTCCGCTATCAGCCGGGCAATAAGGTGCATATCCTGTCTGGATTCCTGGTCGGCAATTACCAGCGTGGCTCCATGAAGCAATGCGCCGAAAATATCAAACAGCGAGGCATCAAAGGCATAGTTGGATAAATGCAGGATGTTGTCTGTCTGCCTGATATCAATATAGTTGGTGTTGATGACGGTTCTGATGATATTGAAATGCCGGATTACTATGCCCTGTGGCTTTCCTGTGGTGCCTGATGTATAAATAATACAGGCCGGGGAAGCGGTATCTTCATCACCGGAAACATAAATTTTATCTGCATCCCGGATGGATGTATCATCCAGTATTATAATATTTTGTTTGAATGCCCGCGTAGCTGGCAATAGTTGTTGCTGTACCAGCAAAGCCGCTGCCTGGCTGTTTTCCAGCATATAGGCTATCCTTTCTTCCGGAAAGCTTACATCTATTGGCAGATAAGTGCATCCGGCCTTTAATACACCCATGATGGCGATGATCATCTCATCTGATGGCGTTGTCATTAAACCGATGACTGAGCCGGCGCTAACTCCGCTGGTACGGATTACATTCGCCACCTGATTCGTTTTTTCATGAAGTTGTTCGTAGGTCAGCAGCTGATCCCGGAATATGAGTGCAGGGTGAGCAGGAGTATGCTGTGCCTTTTCTGCAAAAATCCGTTGGATAGTACTTTTAGGGTATTCCTTGTTACTGCCGCGGAACATATTCAGCTGATGGTGGAGTTGCGCTGTGGTAAGCTGACTTATATCTGCCATCTTTATTTCGGGGTCACTGCTGAGGGTATCCAGCAGGTGATGGAAATGATCGGCCAGCCGCGTGATTGTTTCATTGCTGAATAAGCCGCTGTAATATTCTACGGAGAAGGCGAGACGGGCGTCTGTTTCCAGCATCCCGAAGGTAAGATCAAGTTCAGCTTTGTTATGAATGAATTCTACCGGGCTAACCTGAAGTTCACCATAGCTTGCTGTGTGCTGTTTGTGGTGAAAGTATAACACATCATACAATGGGTTTCTGCCGGGATCTCTGCGGCCGCAATATTTTTCCACCAGTTTACCTACGTCATACCAGTAGTGTTGTTCAGCGCCGCTGGTATACGCACTAAGCTCCTGCAGCAGCTCCATGAAAGTTTTATCCGGAGAGAGGGATGCTGTAACCGGCAACGTGTTGATGAACAGTCCGCATATGTTATCCAGCGTTGTATCAGGACGTATCTCTCTGGGCATGCCAATGATGATGTTTTCCTGGCGGCTGTATTTATGCAGCAATACAAATAAAACAGTCAGGCATACTTTGTAAAGAGGAACATGCTGTTGTGCTGCCAGCAGCTGCAAGCGGCGGGCCGCATCATCACTGACAGGGTAATGAATGATGGTGCCGCTGAAATTAAATACAGCAGGCCGTTTGAAGTCGGCCGGCAATTCAAGCACAGGTAATTCCCCGCTGAGCTTTGAGGACCAGAAGGTTTCCGCCTCTTTTAGGAGGGCCGGAGAAATGTGCCCGCTGAGCAGGGAGGCATACGCTGTGTACTGTGTAGTAATTACGGGTAGCGCTTCCTGATGATACAGCCGGAAGAGGTCATGCATAATAATTTCTTCAGACCTGAGATCTGAAATGATATGGTGCATATCTATCACAAGAATGTGTGTGTTGTCTCCGGTTTTAATCAGACAGGCCCTGAACAGCGGGGCCTGATCCAGGTGGAAGGGCCGGATAAAATCTGTGATAAACTGCTGTAGCTGGTGCGTTGCCACCTGGTCATGGTAGCTGAATTCAAAGGAAGGAACATGTTCCTGGATATATTGCACGGGTTCGTTATTTTCCAGCAGGAAGGAGGCTCTCAGCTGTTCATGCCGCGTCAGCAACTGTTCAAATGCATGTCTTAATTTAGGTAAATGCATCTCTCCGGTTATCTTTCTGACAACAGGAGAATTATAGGCAGTACTGGATATGTTCAGCTGATGAATGATCCACATTCGTTTCTGGGAGGGAGTTACCGGGAAAGAGTTATGCAATGGCTCTTTCAGCAGTGGGCTGCTGGCAACAATGGTTTTATGGTACATAGGGTTCTTATTTCCGAATGAAAAATTTAATGAAGTATCTCCTGCGTAGCAACTGCGAATAGTTCTCTCAGTTGCCCGATATCAATGGTGTAACTGCTGCGGAATCTGAAGATGATCCTGCCTTCGGTGGTGGAAGCGGAGGCGATGCAGTTAAGCAGACTATTGATAGGAAGCGGGTTAGGTTCTGTATTTACTTGCGCTGTTGCTGCTTCGGGTATTTCATCAGCATTACCGAGAAAATTAAACATCAGGATATCAAAATGTGCAAATCCTTCTCCGGCATCCATGAGTCTGCGGATCTCCGGCCAGCCGGGTTTGGATGCGGGTAGTAAAAGCTGATGCAGGAAATTGAGATTATGTTTCTTCAGGTTCGTTAAGCGCCGGGATACGGCTTCGCCGGTTTCGGCAACAGACCACCTGCCATCTGTCAGCATAGGCACCATGTCCGTAAATTCACCGATCGTATTATAGTATAGCTTGTTTTCATACTGACGTCCGTCGCACACGAAGAGAAGAGGTATCTGTGCCGTACCCAGGTAACGGTGCAGTGCGCGGGTATATATAGCCAGTGTTGTTGCGAGGATATCCTGCTGCTGAACGGTATCCTGTAAAGATACCTCGATACTGAAAGAATAACTCAGCTGTGACTCACTGCCATGGATACTTTTCCTTATCTGCTGTTTGGCGTTGTAAAATTCTTCCAGCTGAAATGTCCCGATTACTTCCTGTTCAGCAATGTCCTGTGGCCCTTTCCCGATTGCATTCACATAAGTTTCAAAGGGAACAATCTTTTCAGTACGCACCTTTTTTTTATCCATCAGATCCTGGTAATAATTCAACAGCTGATTTTTCAATACTTCACCAGTTACCCTGTCAAAGATTACGTGGCTGAAGATCATCACCAGGTAATATTCTTTCAGGTTTACACGAAACAATACGAACTGGTGGAAAATTTTTCCAGGCTCATATTTACGGAAAACCAATGATGTTGCCAGGTGTTGAAAATCAGCCGGAGAACACTGATAGCCTGCAAGGTCAATAAGGGGAATAGCTGGTACTATTGTAGGATCAAAAGCATATTCCTCCCAGTTGTAACAATTTCCCTCATTTACGGCCACGCTTCTCAGCAGGCTATGACGCTTTATCAGGATACTGTAAACCTGTTGCAGGGTAGGTACATCCACATAGGTGTTCAGCAAAAGGTAGTCTACACAGGCGGGCGTATGAAAAAATATCTGCAGCTGCTGCATGGCGCATAAGGGGTATTGCTGTAATACCACTGTATTGCTGATGGCTTCATCATTGACATGGAATGTTTCATGAATAAGCGCTTGTGCTGCTGTTACATCGAATGACTGCAATGGCTGCAGCCCCAGCATGGAATAAAATTCTGCAGCCTGGAAGGAAGCTGTTGTGCCGTCAAAACTTCCTCCGCCGGATATGTAGTGGGGCAGCACAGCGGGCGCTATCTGCTGTACGGATTCGCTGATGAGTTGTTGTACAGTGGCAGTTTTGTCCGGTTCAGTAAAGAGTATGTGCAGTTCGCTGACGTCGTCGTTGTACCGGACGTGTATCGTTTTGCACGAGACAGTTATGCCGCTCTTGTGATGGATAAAATCTTCAAGACTTGCACAAGTGTCTACCAGGTTGATTGCTGAAGGTTGCCATAATTCCTGCGTCATCTTCCGGATAGTCTGGTGGTGTATAATATCCCTTAAAGTAACCGGGTAGCCGGCTTTTTTCATCCTGCTCATGATGACAATAGCATTGATCGAATTGCCTCCCTGTTCAAAGAAACGTTTTTCGGGATCAATGTCAGGTACTCCCAGTACTTCTTTCCAGATGGCAGCTACTTCAGTTGTTACTTTACTCTCTTTGACGGATGCAGCATTTTCTTCAGTATGCGATACATTCAGGGCGGGTTTCATAAACAATTACTTATTGCGTAATAAATTGCGTCAGAGCATGGATTGAAAATACTACCGTTGCTATTTATGTAACAAGTTTCAGGATTTTTCTACGTGAAAATACGGTTCGTGTATGCGATATATATGCAACACCTGCTTTATGATAGGCTGACTCCCATTATGCTACGGCCTTGTATCCGGGCAATTACAGCTTCAATACATACGCCTATAAATATTATCCACGAAAGGGCATACAATATTTTCAATATCTGCCTGGATGTGATTTTAATTTTCATAGTTGTTCTGGGGTTAATGATAATGTAAACCTAATGAATATTTGTCGAAAAACAATAGATATTTAACGTGTTGGGCTATTAGAATATGAATATTCCGGGCATAAAAAAAAGTTGAGCATTTGACTAATAGCCAGTTAATTAGAAGTGGTCGTACAAATAATTAACATGCACAATTTAAGAACGAACTTCGTAAAATGCTATCGTATATGCAAAGAGTTATTTAAAACTGAAACAGTTCAAGGTTTTAATTTTGGCCATTATTCTTTGGCTCCGAAGATGAATGATTATGACATTGCTATATTTTATCTGCATTTAAATAACGCGTTATTTATAGCCAAAATTACTAGCAACCAAACCTTTTAAGTAGCTAATGCGGATTGTTTGCATCTATTCGCCGAACCAAATCAGCTACCGTATGAATATCCCGAAAACTTGCCTACCTGGGTTTCAGCGTCGTCTTATGATTTCCTTTTCAGCATGGATGGTAATGAAATTGCAAAGGTCCCCCAAGGTCTTTTCATCTTCCGGATCAAGTATATTCGTCCAAGCTACCCTGTCCGCTGCCATGCGGAAATAATGATAAAAAATAACAAAAAAAAAGAGGACATTAATAATAGTAGTAATAGATTTGATTCTTTTAATTATTAAACCACTTATTGCTTGCTAACAAATGGGGAGTACCAAAAAGTTAAGCTCCTTTTCTTAACTTTGAACTAATGAGTGAACCAACAGGACACAACCACAACAAAGCCTTTAAACAGATGGCGATAGACTTTTATCTGAAGGGAAAGCAGCAGGAGAGTCAGCGAAAGATAATAGATTGGGCGTAGATCTACTTCGGCGATGATCCAGAGAGCATAGGGTGAATGGTAGTCGTTGCTTTCCTGGTAATGGGAAACAGAATCTAACTCCGGTTTAGAAAGAAATACAGGCATTAAAGAAAGCACTGAAGGAGTCAGAAATGGAAAATCAGATTTTAAAAAAGGCGGTAAGCATCTTCTCCGGGGAAGGCAACAAATATTCAGGGTTTAAAGAACCGCATCAGCAAATTGAAGTCAGCAAGATGAGTAAGGCATGTAGAGTCAATCGCAGCAGTTATTATGCCTGGTTAACCTGGCTACCATTAAGACAAGCGATCAGCAATTATTATCTTTCACAAAGCATTGAGGCAATATACCAATCCGGGAAGGGCAGGTATTGAAGTCCCAAAATAACGGGGGGCCTAAGGTCTGAAGGAATAGATGTTTCAAGACAAAGAGTAGCCCGGATTATGGGGTTGAAGGGTGTTCGCGGAGTAATATATGGCACCTGAGCAATTTAAAAATTCTTTCATTAAACAAGCGGCCTAACCAGGTGCTTATTTTCTGGTTGCAAATCCAATACCTTAATCACCTAATATGAGTTTCATTCATTCTAATCTGTCAGGGACGTCTCCTTCTCCTGATTTCGTGCTCGCAGTTACGCAAAAAAGTATCAATGCTTCCTTAAAACATCGTCTTTATCGATCCTCGCAAGACGAAGAACTTATTTGGTTCGGGTATGGAGATAACGGTCAGCCAAAAGAGTATGATTTTCTCACCATGCGTTTCAGGGCGGGAAACACGAACTTTTTTGATATTCCTGAAGGAGCCCGTGTAAAAGAAAACAAAGTCCTTGAAAATTACCAGAAGGCAGGCTTTATTCAGTTGATCCGGTTAAAACCAGGGATACCAAGGGTAAAGAACCTGGCCATGCTGCCACCGGTAATAAAATTTGGAACAGACTCGGAAATACTGTATACCCTCCTGTTTGAGGAATTTACTGTGATCACCTTACGGGGTGAGGGGCCTTCAGCTCAATTGGAATACAGCAGGCAACCGCTTACCGGTATTTACCAGGTAAAGGTGAAAGCAGGTCTTAAGTTCATTAATATTGACGCCGACCCTGCGACCAACAAAAACAATTCGTCCTTCAGCCTAAATGGCCAGGGACAGAATCGCTATACCCTTAGGCAGCTGGTGGCTGACTCCAGCAAGGCGCAAATCATTTCACTGCCGGGGATAGATGCTATTGGCGCGGGAAGCGTTCAGGAAAAACGACTACAGACTTTGTACATCAACCTGATGCAAAAGAATATGATTGTATTGGGCACGGTTGCCCTGGAGCAGGACCCCCCGCCTACTATTGTCAACATCGGAACGACCAGGTATACAGTTCCGACACCCCGCACCAGTACTAATCTGCCGCTGAAAGACGTCACTTTTTTTATTAATCACTTTAAAGGTGACAAACCGCTTCCGCAACCAGCAGACGATAGCCGTTCGGGCTTTAGCTCCCTGAACTTCGCCTGTTCCGTAGGATCCGGCGCAGCGGTCAGGCCAGCTTCTCTGAGCTGGGATTGGATTGAACCTAAGGTTGGCAAGATACAGGCAGATGGTGTACTCGCTATCAGAAAAGATGCGTTTTTGAACTGGCTGTCGGACCTCGTAGCGCCATTCTTCCGGAGAATCTGCCTGCAACCTTCTTGCACCGTAGAAAGCGGCTGGAGCATGACTTATGATCTGAAGTTTGCCGAAGCAGGAGACAGTCAACAGTTTAAAATTATTCCCAAAAGAACCTACCCGGATGGTTTTAATTGTGTCATGGCACTGGCATACCAGGGCGAATCATCAGATTCCTGTTTTCAGGTTTAT
This window of the Chitinophaga sancti genome carries:
- a CDS encoding non-ribosomal peptide synthetase, producing the protein MYHKTIVASSPLLKEPLHNSFPVTPSQKRMWIIHQLNISSTAYNSPVVRKITGEMHLPKLRHAFEQLLTRHEQLRASFLLENNEPVQYIQEHVPSFEFSYHDQVATHQLQQFITDFIRPFHLDQAPLFRACLIKTGDNTHILVIDMHHIISDLRSEEIIMHDLFRLYHQEALPVITTQYTAYASLLSGHISPALLKEAETFWSSKLSGELPVLELPADFKRPAVFNFSGTIIHYPVSDDAARRLQLLAAQQHVPLYKVCLTVLFVLLHKYSRQENIIIGMPREIRPDTTLDNICGLFINTLPVTASLSPDKTFMELLQELSAYTSGAEQHYWYDVGKLVEKYCGRRDPGRNPLYDVLYFHHKQHTASYGELQVSPVEFIHNKAELDLTFGMLETDARLAFSVEYYSGLFSNETITRLADHFHHLLDTLSSDPEIKMADISQLTTAQLHHQLNMFRGSNKEYPKSTIQRIFAEKAQHTPAHPALIFRDQLLTYEQLHEKTNQVANVIRTSGVSAGSVIGLMTTPSDEMIIAIMGVLKAGCTYLPIDVSFPEERIAYMLENSQAAALLVQQQLLPATRAFKQNIIILDDTSIRDADKIYVSGDEDTASPACIIYTSGTTGKPQGIVIRHFNIIRTVINTNYIDIRQTDNILHLSNYAFDASLFDIFGALLHGATLVIADQESRQDMHLIARLIAEKQITVSFMTTALFNAMVDNIPEALLPLRKLLTGGEMASVSHMQTALSYLGAGKLINMYGPTEGSVFSSYYPVNHIPADATAIPIGFPLSNTQLYIVNGQTLAPAGVPGELYIAGDGLAAGYLDTQRMQGKFTTLPQLPGVTVYRSGDLVKQQDDAILFIGRIDQQTKLRGFRIEPEEIALQLRSCPGIQNAVVIVKNPADADKYLQAFYTVKQGTALTTRELNHFLSGRLPSYMIPSEFTVLDAIPLTSNGKIDYRKLAKLPAGAPVAKDSVTTATTATERKIEAIWSSLLKTEKPDIHQNLFECGGHSLTATVLAVRLQQAFRTALPLSVVFRHPTIAGLATWIDSSGNVLQRSDYKINRSRKQSWYPLSFSETMVYVHQNSTQHNHSYQSLFPMLLEGFPDIAQLRLALQALVQRHEIFRTAYLLHKGTPVKRIAENVEMPLFYNEGDLEDIPAVVQQLRASYNLEQPPLFRAALLKIASGKYFLALANHHIISDGITETLFMQEISQLYQRVQLQPVRLQHRDYVQWQQQQWASGYYRSGERYWLEHLQGTLPVLSLPCDFQRPPHITFDGYTVTVTTDPLLTRRLQGFAASGHTSLFIVLFSAYTALLHKYTDQEDIIVGVPMANRMHADLQEIMGMFVNMIPWRSYPQPGKQFSAYLQEIKATAAAVYQHQDYPFEKLVNALQLKKDTSRNPLFDTIFALHNTGMPLPDINGLHISPYPVTDNATKVDLTVEVLEYNAELKISFKYSTALFKETTIQRMAGHYIQLLTDIVSHPDKQLREMNLLSPQERQQLLFQFNPSGTEHPKDSHLYQLFEQQVKRRPEHIAIRCYDTTLTYLELHQSAEYYADRLLRYGANTGTKIGIIMDRSPEMIVGIWAILRIGATYVPVDPDYPSERIAFMLQDSTASICLTTYQVYSSVNIPFTGKMLIIDTENEVPAAALTVPAAASPGPAYIMYTSGSTGEPKGVAIEHYNVIRTVVQTNYIDISEADSILQVSNYVFDGSVFDIFGSLLNGATLVLMKQESISDTEQLETLIRDNHITVMFITTALFNVYMQHCPECFQTVRKLLFGGEQVSPVHVKMALANLGTDKVIHVYGPTENTVFSTAYTVSEVTDTNCIPIGVPLSGTQAYVFNHSNTINPVGVPGELYLSGDGIGSGYWNRPALNKERFPENPFNPGTLLYKTGDLVKWQEDGNIVFLGRADQQVKIRGFRIEPGEIEALLGMHPDIEQCAVAVKENIHTKEKTLCAWFSGRDELESATLKSYLGKRLPHYMIPDLFIRLQRLPLNTNGKINRKALTEIADELTVSGEYAGRQEQPFVSPATPKEHAIAAVWRKVFGLEKVSIRDNFYTLGGHSLKALQVVSLLLQDGFVLTVNDLFNYPTIGELAAVISLQQVAGKKKQKVKNPVVFGHQQQGYPLSAVQQRFFQRKLRNHNIFNSPFLIALTQTVAIETMQAALQGILENHPVLTSHFVEMPGGQWRQCYRQLKAGDYFMQTDLAQIPADEHQQAITGHCSALQHQFLLTEGPLFKVVLFENYLAPGRQVLFFLFHHLISDGISWQVFIGEFRQRCLEPAAHAPVSTGASYAEWCLRLEQYAQKGRFKTAAAYWNQVLRKGSPFLPDMFPGTKPLQKEMTYFESAAITTKAESSLLHDAVAHYKANIFTILLSAFYCACRDLQERKTLSLYVMSAQRESFFPEVDIQKTVGFFAGAYPVCLEAAAPVEGNYRATVQAVKDTLLKVPKGGLDYFVLKHLAPSSPLHPGQEPACPVLFHYLNLVPAVQDNDFFTPLQLPAGLTHDPENPSAYLINITAVSDHEGPKLTFYYSQTHFYQSTIAALFRSFRQHLLHIINTNNP
- a CDS encoding condensation domain-containing protein; translated protein: MKPALNVSHTEENAASVKESKVTTEVAAIWKEVLGVPDIDPEKRFFEQGGNSINAIVIMSRMKKAGYPVTLRDIIHHQTIRKMTQELWQPSAINLVDTCASLEDFIHHKSGITVSCKTIHVRYNDDVSELHILFTEPDKTATVQQLISESVQQIAPAVLPHYISGGGSFDGTTASFQAAEFYSMLGLQPLQSFDVTAAQALIHETFHVNDEAISNTVVLQQYPLCAMQQLQIFFHTPACVDYLLLNTYVDVPTLQQVYSILIKRHSLLRSVAVNEGNCYNWEEYAFDPTIVPAIPLIDLAGYQCSPADFQHLATSLVFRKYEPGKIFHQFVLFRVNLKEYYLVMIFSHVIFDRVTGEVLKNQLLNYYQDLMDKKKVRTEKIVPFETYVNAIGKGPQDIAEQEVIGTFQLEEFYNAKQQIRKSIHGSESQLSYSFSIEVSLQDTVQQQDILATTLAIYTRALHRYLGTAQIPLLFVCDGRQYENKLYYNTIGEFTDMVPMLTDGRWSVAETGEAVSRRLTNLKKHNLNFLHQLLLPASKPGWPEIRRLMDAGEGFAHFDILMFNFLGNADEIPEAATAQVNTEPNPLPINSLLNCIASASTTEGRIIFRFRSSYTIDIGQLRELFAVATQEILH